The Rhodocytophaga rosea genome has a segment encoding these proteins:
- a CDS encoding helix-turn-helix domain-containing protein, translated as MRYIKKITDKQKQDLEKIHKDSKSYQERNRCQCILLSNQGYQVQKLASIFQVSQLSIYKWFDRFEKTGVVGLKNQKGKGRKPILTTSNATHVEVVENSIEKEKQQLKLAKREIEAKLGTAMSEMTLKRFLKKLTTDGNVSVNG; from the coding sequence ATGCGTTATATCAAGAAGATTACAGACAAGCAAAAACAAGACTTAGAGAAGATTCATAAAGATAGTAAAAGTTATCAGGAACGTAACCGTTGCCAATGTATACTGTTATCCAATCAAGGCTATCAAGTACAGAAGTTAGCAAGCATTTTTCAAGTAAGTCAGTTAAGTATTTATAAGTGGTTTGATCGCTTTGAGAAAACAGGTGTGGTAGGGTTAAAGAACCAAAAAGGGAAAGGCAGAAAACCCATCCTTACTACCAGTAATGCTACCCATGTTGAAGTAGTGGAAAATAGCATAGAGAAAGAAAAACAACAACTTAAATTAGCTAAGCGAGAGATAGAAGCTAAATTAGGCACGGCTATGAGTGAGATGACCTTGAAGCGGTTTTTAAAAAAATTGACTACCGATGGAAACGTTTCCGTAAATGGATAA